Below is a window of Ornithodoros turicata isolate Travis chromosome 7, ASM3712646v1, whole genome shotgun sequence DNA.
CTGCGTTCGTCTTCGATCGTCGACTTAGTTGCATTCTGAACGCAGCCGGTACTATGCTGTGTCTATGCCGTACCTATATCGAAATCATGCCGATTGCCAAATATGCCGATTGCCTTTGCAATGTCCTTGGTGACTGCGTGTCTTGCCACGTATTCTCTTCCAAGAATTTAGGGCTGAATGGTGTCCTATGATATAAGGGCAACGTGTCATCCCTAGACAAACTATCACTGCATCCGAACAATGGCTTGGCGTTCGTTGTTCGCGTTGacgcgaagcaacggtggcaatgAGTGGTGCAGAAGCGTGGCCAGACGCAGAGATGACGGCTGATCAGAGAGACTAGTTGGGTTCTTTTCGTTTTACCAACATCCTATGCAAGCGTAACTTTTAAATTTCAACGTTTGACGCAGCTCGGTTACGTTTCGGGATGTTATGATGGGAAGCATGCAGCACGTATTCGACACTGCTGACTGTGGCACTGGATATGGCAGCCACATGTTTTCCACGCATGTCATATTTATGGGATCAACGTAAAGTGTTATGTAAGGAGGCAGGGAAGCGCAGACGAGAAAAGACAGTCTGACAGACGCCCAGACTGAGACTAAGCGCCCGTCATGTTGTCTCTGTCAGTCTATGTCTTCTCGTTTGCGCTTCCCTGCCTCGTTATGATATACCAACAAGCCTAAAAGTTCGCTCTTCTTCTAATGTAAGTTTCCACAGTATGGTTCTACTTTGGCACACGTATTCGTGTCCTTGGTTATGGGAGCCTGTGCATTGCATTATTGGCTATCGCTATGGAGCCATAAGGCAGTCACAAGACGGAGAAGGACGAATCGCGCGTAGCGTCACACGAAACAGACTGAATGCTGTGGAAACCGATGGTCATTGAGCACGTTGCTAACGTCACCCAGCTTTAATCATCATTAATGACATCATTAAGATGCCAGTGCGACAGAGGTATAAAGCTCCACAATGAGCGAATATAACGTGAATGGGACTGAGTGACGTCATGTTTATTAACAAGCCGAGAAATATGCTTTCTGGATAAGCCAGCCAGGTCCGTCTCGACAGCAGAGTATAGGCCAAGGGCTTACTTGTCTGATATGGGTCCAGCTATCAGCAGAGCACAAAGACCTCCGACCAGAAAAGCGGATGAGCTCATTGGAACCATCCAGGCCTTCTCACACACAAGCTCGAACTGAGGAGTAAGAAGGAAACGGATTTGAAGGCAGGACTAAGACAAGAGTAATAACTGTGTGACTCATACTTCCTGAATGATGGTGAAGCCGCTGCTCGCTACGCCGAATTCCCAACTGGAACAGGAAGTCGTGGCCTTGGAGCCGTTCTCTAACGAAACGAACATTTCGCACTTGCTGTACTCTCCGTTCTCTTTAGGTATCATCTGTTCCTTCCACAGGTCAGTACTGATGTTCCTGCAAGGCGAGCAAACGCAATAATGTATATCTTCAAACTGCTTCAGGTAACCTGGTGAAGAAAATCATGGTCGACCCATCGATGGGTTCGATAGAAATGCGTTAGAGCTTGAAGACCCTTTGGGAgcggaggacctcgatattcccagtcgcgaaatccccgatttcgaaattcacgttctcgaatggttttaggaaaaatcttcccgggaactgccccgcaagcgatactgccccgacgaccattttatcggccgcgcattcaaagacacgcgCCACCCGGGGGctgaccgcgttatcaagggacCCTTGTCCAGTTTATGAAGGACCGACTCCCCATTGCCTCCCTCGACCGcctacgcggatttgaaggaaAATCAAGGCGAATGCTCGCTTGCTTCAAGAGGATACGCCGTGTTTAACAACGTAACATCACTATATAACCattcaaattcacgggttttcgatgtctgtccaagtcgcattagcgaacgaaagccacattttagcaagTGTTAGGCTGAACAGGGCGGGCACGACGGAGCGCAGCATGTTGGTTCGTTTATCATTAGGTTAGACTAAATTCAGTGTTTGCACATCTATGTCCAGGCTAGTCtcagtttgccgttggcagtcTCCCGCGGGCGACTGCACATTTTATAGTCAGGtaatatttatttacagtagtttattttgaaatggggatttcgatcactttgtTTCGAGGTACACCCCTCCCCTTCACAGCGTtacacaacccttcaacgaACCTTCACAAGCGTTACAGAACCTtgcacacgaccctacacaacgctgatgcaagacagcatccgcagccaaacgagccgTCCTGACTTACTCTGATTCAGCTTGGCTGCGCCGCCTCACAGCCTTCTGTCGCCGCAGCTgcttcgcacagctttcataacctaTGGCGCGTCCacgcagacacgtctgaacctgtcgacaaccacagctgcactgccgtGCCGAGCGCCCCGCGCGTTGCActctccacgcgccctctccttccctctccactcactaCACATGCGCGCCACGCCAGTGCTatagacagaccacgccgcgattcttgtgTAACGAGGACTATAATGCTGATGCATTAATATAACGATCCACCTTAACGAAGACAGAATCCCTACCATGTCCAAGCAGATAGGTGAGCAGTGCTTTTAGTACAGTCCATTAGTGAGCTAGATTTGACCGTGGGACAAGCAATTTGGGAATATAGTTAGAAGTAGAGAGTATAGCTGGTCTCAAGATACGAACTGTAGTCCTACTAGGATGGTACAGCGGACAATTGAGGGAGTCTTCCAGATTTCCCATGTTGTCATAGTAAGGGcagcttggggggggggatatgtttattaagaaaaagaaaggaaagggcaGCTTGGGGAATCCACTTGTCGCAGGCGGTAACATAGCTGAGCAGTGGAAGCAACATTGAACCACATCTGATAAATTTACGCCGCATCTTAACGAGACATGTTACGTGGCACTCATAGAGCGAGCATTGGGTTAACTTCTACAATCATAGACGCGGGAGCAATGTCAGTGACCCACTGGCGCGAGGCCAGAGGTGTCGAAGAGTGTGCCGAAGAGTGGATCGACGGCCACTTCTCAGCAAGGTGAGCAACGTCGTAAAAGGAAGGAAACTGACGTATGGCTACAAAAATATAAGCACATCCCTGCTATGAGCGCAATATGTCAGGTACAGCAAAGTCATGCAGGCTCTATACCGCAACAGTCAGTTTACGTAACAGAGGTCATTTGTTGTCTTATGAATATTATCTGTCCACGGGAAGAGGCGCGGAGAATTACTGCGCACTTACTTTGTTGGCCGTGCGCACCAGTAATCAACTTCAGCTTCAAGGATTTGAGGGATCATTGCTTGGAAAGGGAGGACGAAAGCCACCAACAAGCTGAAGTTGAAAGTGTTACGTTGATAAGGCCCATGGGTACCAAGCATATCAGCCAGTTCATCGCGTCCACCGTCGCGGTACTCTTGTTCAACATCCGTGATAGAAGCTGATCTCACCGAAAACCTACGGGAAAACTCCTTATGTTGTGCAATTGATGACATGATTCGTTCAGTGGCCTCTGGATCAGGGCATTGCATTGTCACGCGGGTTTTGCTTCTTTGAGTGGATGAAGGCACACTGGTACTCGAAGGTGTCATCACAGCACTTGCAGATTGATCGTGCTTGCTGGGCGTCTTGCTCACTGTGGGCGCTGACTGGAGAACGACGGGAACGACTGATGGTTCTTGTGGCTTATCCTGTGTGTGAAATGCGCGTGGTTCCATGTGAGCCTTGCGTGGTGTAGATGGTTCATCGCATGAGTGGTATGGTTCACTTCCTGATACTGGAGAAATACTACGAGGCTTAGCAGGCCCCTCCTCATGTTTCTGTGGGGCATCTCTGCCATTCGGTGATTCGTATGTACAAGTTAGATATTCGTCAGGCGAACTCCGCGGTTCACTCTGAGGTACATGACGCAATTCGGGTGACGTGCGTGTTCTCTTGCGAGCCTTATGCGATCCCACTCGCCTCTTTTCTTTGGACAGTGTAGGGAGGGCAGTGCTGCGAGCCTGCTGTGGTTCAAATGATGTTGTTTCCCGCCCGTCAGTTGATGGCGTTCCAACGGGCACGGGATATTCCGTAGTCCTTCTGTAGTCACAAGGAGGGGAAGCAGCTATAGCGTCTGCGAAAACTGAACATTCGGAGAAGAATTCGGTCGGACTTGCAGTGTCGCCCCCAGTGCGGCATACCGCAGGAGACCTGGAATGCATCGTCCTATTCTGGCGCAAGAACAGAGAACAGCAAGGGAATCCTCTCTttgttcttcctcttcttcttccaaCACTAAGTACAGTGGCCACAAgtcacacagggcgattggccagggttcttcttcttctctttgttCCTCTAagagtcttcttcttcttcgtcctcggAGCAAGAGTCGCTAAGCGAGATTATTCTTCTGCTGCTGCTTCAGAAGGGTGGCGCACAGCGCAATGGCAATCAATGGCCCAACTGGCCCAACTgtgactgggtgaactgtgctatcgaacagggaccagttcaatcAACCGGTAAGGAGACCCATCAACCCATCGGCTCCGTCTTTTACCATAAATGCCTTCAAGCACAGACAAAACTTCGAAGGAATGGGATACACTTCTATGACActggtagatagagtcgcaaatcgtcgatgTTGTCGGCTTGTGgtgaacagagaagcgtgtatctagtagccgttccgtagaatgcctcatctgtgacaaaaaagggAAGGAACCGTCTCTGTGACAGAGGggtgattctctacgacgtgctCTCGTAACTCTACAGTTCTGCAATCCTGGACGGGGTCATCTTCCCTTCGGAATTCTgtgcttgcatctggtgatttaCCTCTAACCCTTCCAgaaagaggaatgaaatctgcatacgggcccggtacgggcttgacaacgccggccatggtcTGGCATGTACGCGAAtatatttcacgagactggacagctgaattttcatgtcacctttttttttcattgggtatGTGATACCGTGGTAaactcatctgagaactatcactttttttagatgtgatcatgcttatttcatGTAATGTGTCTGGATTTCACGTGtacactcacacacatttggggatgATTGGTGTAGCGGGTACGCTGAGAGTCCGGCATGAGGGTCAGCTAGGTTAAGTGTTCGTTAAGTTCGTAGTTCATATTTCGTTCGcatgagagtccggcacgagggtcactTACGTTAGGTGTTCCGACATacatttcgttcgcgtgagagctCGAGAAAGGCgaactaacaccggtgcatgtgcaatagagcggaggtgagtctctcttgaactgCAGGGTACATACATATCCCACGCGcctgcgcgctgccttcccaagcaagcaagcaccaagcacagagtGGCTTGCCGGCAGCGAAACACAACCGCTCCGTTCAagtgtacctcctcactctccacaaactagctgcgtccttttcttcgctgcgctgtgctctttagtaaatcaaaatacgcctccgggcctcgagaacacatagagcagaggcgggctgggaccaGCTGGGCATGGAAACAGTTGGGTACGGGCTGGGCTCGGGCCGGGCATAGGCTGGAAGTCTATAGAAGACGTCAGGCTCGGGCCGGCTGCGGGCCGTATCagccgggcctgaaaattaggcccgtgcagtgctctatgcGAGACAGTGTGGCACTGCGACCAAGCAAAAGATTCCCCCTCACAAACAATACACGCTTTTCCTCGCAGTTAAGGAGCGCTTGAGGTTGGTGATAAGAGACGTTGCTCGGTGCGTCGagtcaatgttttttttttataacaaGCAGTGACAGTGGCTATcgtttcctgaaaaacaataTACCAGTTATCGAACAAAAATAGCAGAGGCGGCCGACTTTCCACATTTTTTCCACAAAACGGCTGCCCTCGTCAATGGATGGCTGCTGTGTCGACCAATCCTCATAGAACCAGAGCACCTTTGGCATGACGCATACAACAATGATGCAATCCCCCTCGATGTTGAATAAAACATGAGACTAATGTATAGCTAATACTTTGGGACGTCGTGAGCCAACTTCTATATGACAAGAAGAAGAGCGGGAAGAAGCGGGGGAAGGATTCGAATCCTGGAACCTGCCAGACTGGACGTGACACACTAACAACTAGAATAATTCGTGTTGGGTCCTCAAACATCGTCtctaccccaagaacacacgcggtcctcaggatgtcctcaaagtgtcatcacgtcctcgtccgtgatggaaTGAACAgaggaggtccacaggctgtcatcataggagcttccagtgattgCCATTAGCGTACATCCTGCGATCGTCAACCGGAGGACAAGCATAGGAGAAGTAAATAATTTTAATACTGGGTTGTGCACTTTAATACCTGCTAGCAGTAATCAAGTTCCCGATTTATCTCTCATTATCCAATACAATCAGAGAAGGAGTGCTCACGcataaataaaacaaaacaataCGAACGAACctataaaataaaaacagatatAAGGGTGCAAATACTGATCgtcggattttaaaggaatcTGTCCATGCATGTGCTGCGTTTGACGTGCAGTAAAATACagtttgctagacctttcactgCGGTCTTATTGCATGAATGTCCGCAAAGGgtccctggcaggaggttgcacggcaagccctttcaacatcaccaccaccaccaaggttgcacggagcattttatttccgaagagacaaaaaataatagcgtttcactgcccaagcttcacttacgatgcatgcatcaaaccaaagcagtaagaaacacggacactaccttgatggcgatttaatactccaatgaatttctcacttcattgttggttatgCGCGAATtcaagttaaacttagatacctcaccctttgttttgaccgagatgcgaagaggactcccgaatctgctgaagttcggatgacaagcaataagttgtatctgttctgtgttggaaaggaaatgctgctacatcatatgcctttctaagtggtttCGCTGGTCTTCGTGGCGTACAAGCCTTTTATATATatctcttttttgctttttaaactgtgacactcattgtttatgatgagaaatacgctgaacaaatacagatgagaaaccacgaatagtagctggtgaccgaggttgaatatatatataaaacacacacacgctgtctgggtgctgcaaatgtgccctcacttccgaaaataaataattcagtaaggtatctgcttgctcccagaattgtactagccgcgtcatttggtagctcccatagGAGATCCTGAGGATATAacggggagtctcactttgtcacatttctaacaaattgaggacctggtagggaagtcctggggatgttatctctgtccgctgatgactttcctcCGACGTACAcaggaggtcattgtgttcttggggtaagACGTGTTCTTATTGTGTGTTCTTGACCAAACACGTCCAACCATGTCCAAACATGTTCGAGGACGttatagagagtgagaggaaaagcgttactataaatgtcgaagcaaCAGTTTGATCATCATTCTTGTCTAACCTCCACCATGCTCAGCTTGGaggatcctcgtaagtaatactcATTACGTCATCGTCAAAATGCTTGATCTGTTTAGATTACAGTTTACAACAATTTTGCAGCACATGAAGTGAGTTTCTTCCCACATTATGTATTTTGGGAGATTGGTAGTGcctgcttcttctgcaccaactgcggtggatTGTGATCCAAAGACaggcttttctttttgctcatttttatcTGTTCTATAACCAATCACTTTAGTTTCAGAGAAAAAGAATTGGATGACATGCCCGTTTCTTGGCTGTCGGAGGGTACCATCTGACATGCGTTGCGAAGGAATTCGACTCGTAAatgaagaaggaaaaagaagatggAGGGGATGGATCATCAGTGTCACTGTGATTGAAGAGACTGTCTGCCTGTCTGTGCGTATTTTCAAAAACAGATGCTTCACACGCTGCTTTCTCTATGCAggttacgaatggctactgacgggaggtTTGTCTCTAGTCCAATCCTTCAAGCGTCCTCCGAAGACGTTATTTTTGCAGATTGGTGATAAGTTGAGAACATGttgttgcggtggactctggtcgaggaaccccagccattggctaactcgagccttcgtccgtatttgggctgtcttccctgatacgaaaccaaagctggaaaCTAACTCTCTCTCCCTCCTCTCATGATACACAAGTTTCTCCTATCATTCCGTCTTTTTGCGTcgttctcttcgaggttacaggtaAACAtgaatacacaatttttcaagctgtagcgtttccacatgcgcgtggctacgtcgATATAAAAAAGTCTGCGATAAGGTGAAaaaggtgattgaatacacttgtcgttacactcgtccactagtaaagtcTTCGGAGGTTTGCTTCGATCGGGGGAAGCCTGTAACTGTCGGAAAACACTGCAGTCCTGCaaaccatcaggcgcggctgctGGAACAGTTCGGTATTGAACGGACCAACCATGTTAAGGTATTtcccacccttcgtcgcttcaaAGCGGTGTTTCGGACCATGAGACGTGACATCGGAGTCGTCGCTTAAAGCTGCGTCGTCCTCGACAAATAGCCCTGCCACATGAACGATCGCTTGAACCAGGGGCGTCAAATGAAGAACGGCGTAGAACTCATTGGAGCTAATGAGCTAGTTGTTGGCATAAACAGAGACAGTCTTAAACATGCCCCAATGAGCACCTCCTCTAGGTACAAAGATACATCCACTTCCTTACTCTGGTAACCTTCCAGGTGCACTACGGCAGAGGAGGTGTCTCTCATGCGTGAgatggtgaaaatctgaggagaCAAACTCCCTTCCGAACTCATtcgaaaaccttttctgtgaactAGAACCCTCACTCTTTCCTCcaactttgagcttctttttcacggagtaTATGACAGGCTTTCTGCTTATTTTATTGGACAGTTCTAGTTAGTTTTGGGAGTAACTTCAGACGGGCTGATTCCCAATGTTctgtgtttggtggtggtgTAGTCGTGCACAATTTTGGGAAGCgtgaaacgaagtggtatttttgGATTACcttaaaataacggaatattctgtcgcatACGGTCCTTATCACGCGTTCGGCTTGTGAAGCTTTCACTATAGGAGAGAAAGTGGATCACATCAAGACCTTCTTTCGTGCCAGGTACTCCTTGACgttcttgttgtagaattcccctcctctatCGCAACGGATTTGTGTAGAAACACTACCTTCCCAAAAAATCATATAATTGCCTTTGTCACTTCAGCAGGGCATTTCGTCTTTAGCAGGAGGATGCGCAAAAACGAGAAAAGGAATCTATCGCCACGATAATGTAATGGTAGACACTGTTGAACCTCTTGTACtctgaaaagtcggcgagatctATTTGACAGACGTTGTTTATTTTGAGgccgatgatgcgtctcctgtCTAACTGTACaactttctgagaatggcgagaaccttctttttgctcaactGACACGCTTTTCTGTAATGTTCCACGCCACCCAGCCCCCCTCAGGTTTCAATtttccctccataagtcgtccacgccatagaggcttgctgctgctgaggctcgcgagatttgggtagggAAATGAACCACAATAGTTTCCAGACTTTGGGgtaccaggaaggtttcttccgCATCTTGCGTTgtaacaaataattgacgaatttgtaaatggaggagtgtctgatgagcttgcccgaaatggagacacaaccctcgtgATCCCACGAAATAACCTTTTTAAATTCCGAAGCAACCCTTTTTTATTCCTCTTCATCGACCTCTGGaaagaggagcgaatagtcaaagtcatttgtagcgtcggacgtctTGTTGTTATTGTCGTAGAGctcgaatccgtactgcttgagcaTGCGATAGAGTGcccgtcactctccttcgaggaaataATGTTTCCGATGAAGCAggtcacttcacttcacttggTCATTGGAGGGGGCAGCGAAAAGGTCCAACACGGCTGGAagcagggcccgcttgcacgaaacaaacttagtgtaatacttaacgagttccccacttagtgtagtgccggagccgtaagtggcttgcacgaaacttctacAACACTAAAGTGGTGGCGCTCGCTCCGCGCAATTTAGGACGCTGGCCAAGGGTCCTAGGAGCACCCTAAACTACCGCACTAAAGCTTAGGACTAACATGTCGGCCGCTATGAACCGTGTAGCGAAGATTCGTCGTTGGCCTTAACTGTATCTCGCAATACAGTACGCATTTTCCTCGCAATACTAACAACGTCtcatttttttatgctgtgggtgccgtacgtgttgtgcttttcgttagcaacatctctcaaaatgatcgccgcACGCGAAGTGCCTCTCACCGGCACTGCCGTTGGCGATAAGTTCCCAATCATCGAGCAATTCCAGACATATTTTGGGCcacaggctttattttatttaacaaaagcacgcaacaagtgacctaactcgttcttgcagctacaatgatagtacaataccttattttggttctacaaactgtttacgtgcgacggcagaagcagacgacttcccagaatccaaacatgccgtgacgcacgacttcctgggatgaactccggaagttctctttctaccaatgagagcctccgaaaactgctactgctcgtagccacgatCCACTTTAGAATACTTGACTTAGGGCGGTcgtcgaagtgttcgtgcaagccactttaccgcaaccctaaacttagtgcactaacgcgttagtgcaacacttgccaagtgttacacttaggattgtttcgtgcaagcgggcccaggacTGACACTGACAAAAggacgccctgtcctcgctgctgacaTAAACAGAGTTTCAAACATTGCAGATTCTtttgaatctttttgtaggcgagccgacgCAAAAAGCGTTTGTGATTCTTCAAATGCATGAACGATACGTTCCAATgacacctttccgttcaatacattgagacaaatttcAGATATGTGTTTCATGTCGGATGACGAAGGATGTCTGAAGAGGGCGCGATGGTACAGAAGGGGCAGAGTGGAGAGCACCTTGagttaggtgaggtgaggacggAGATTAATTTCGGAgcgagaataaaccacacatgacgTTTTCCAGGTAGTGGTCAGAAAGACGACGCGACTGCAGTGTGCACTCGCTTTATAGAGCATTTTCAAATAAGCACGTGCAAAGAAATGAGAGTGAAAGTGAAACGAAGAAGCAACCTGTAGCCACTAGGAGTGTATGCATGCGTGGCAGCAGggcgcgcaaagaaaggagagtgaaaccgaacCTCTGCTCTGCAAGGAGCACGCAAGGGGATGACAGCTGGCTGCCAGCCGTACCGGGGCTCTATGAGCGCGCTCGCTCGTGCATGCATACCGTCCACGGAGGGGCACTTCATGTCAGTCGTGGCCTTGCTCTTGTTGGGAGCGGATGTGCGGTCGCTCCGCTGTCACCTTAGTGGCGCGCCATGACAGTTGTGCTCTGACTCTTGCTCTGCAGTAGTCAGGAGCTATGTCCCCATGAGCAAAAGTTGAGTGTTGTCGCGGcagttgtgatttgctgtagcAGTTAGGCCTTTTCCCTGACGAGTGACGACTTTTCCCTGCATGACTGGACTTGGTTAGCAGCGACTTGCTTGccgctagtattttgttgttgttgtgatgttgtgttagccgttgactTTCGTGGCGATCTACGGTTATGCTGCGACTAGACCTAAACTCCACGCTATCTAGCTTTGTGCGTATTAAGCTTTTTCTCCGTACTGCCGCATGTTTAGATTTGTTTAGCAGTGACTTTCTTGCATTGGTATGTGTTCTCGCATACGGAGCGTTCGCATTGCGATTAGGCCTAAGCGCTCGCGTTAAGCCTTTTCCTCAATGTTTTGTATGCGCTCTCATATGTAAACACCTGTTTAGCAGTGTGTTTCTTGTAATTTTTAACAGCTGCTAGTATTTTGTCGTTTTTTCTGTCTTCCACGCATGTCGCCGTAACGGGTACATGGCGCCATATGGTGTGATGGCTTGCAACTAcgtagccacctgtcgtcgatctctgtaACTACCAGCCACCAACGGGCAACATGGCAGTGTCTGGTCACTCGGCCGTGCCGGAGCAATTTTTTCGACATGGCATCATTGGTTTTCGAAGAAATTGTCTCGCTCCGCTCTAgttttatctatttttttcttttttatgagcGCCTGTTGCCGGCAACACATAGGGTGGTCTCGTCACAAGTTAGAcggtccccaattagtgtggtgactcactGGTTGATCCTGATTAGCATGGGGGATCCTAATTGCTAATGAATTCTAATTAATGACGTCCAGACCCCTTGGTTTGTTGTCGACAACCAGCGGTCAGTGCTTACTACTACCACGCATGGAGCTACCCTTTCCTGATGATCTTCTGTCACTGCTATGTTCTTTTCCTATATCCTTATTCAATATCGGACACCAGGTCCCAGTGTTGAGGACAGCCTCTGTATAGGCTGTACTATGTGGGAAGATATATCTTCCCACGTAGTCCATACACAGACACTATATTAAACTCTCTCCTCTGCTCTGCATTCTACTCCTTCCAGCACCACCTTCCCACTTTTACGGATGGGAAGGTTTGGCATGAGAAGTCAGGAGTGGGCGCTTTTATTCGAGCACTAGGCATACATAAATCTGTTTGACCTCCGAAGT
It encodes the following:
- the LOC135399633 gene encoding solute carrier family 22 member 7-like isoform X2, coding for MHSRSPAVCRTGGDTASPTEFFSECSVFADAIAASPPCDYRRTTEYPVPVGTPSTDGRETTSFEPQQARSTALPTLSKEKRRVGSHKARKRTRTSPELRHVPQSEPRSSPDEYLTCTYESPNGRDAPQKHEEGPAKPRSISPVSGSEPYHSCDEPSTPRKAHMEPRAFHTQDKPQEPSVVPVVLQSAPTVSKTPSKHDQSASAVMTPSSTSVPSSTQRSKTRVTMQCPDPEATERIMSSIAQHKEFSRRFSVRSASITDVEQEYRDGGRDELADMLGTHGPYQRNTFNFSLLVAFVLPFQAMIPQILEAEVDYWCARPTKNISTDLWKEQMIPKENGEYSKCEMFVSLENGSKATTSCSSWEFGVASSGFTIIQEFELVCEKAWMVPMSSSAFLVGGLCALLIAGPISDKYGRKPVAHTCVVTAEVAAVLIIFCRVVSAFLAMRFLLGAAMTTLFTTSVVLVVEVMSPEMRSIYGIGVLMGQSVGDVVMASLSWLGISWHSVQILGLIPSFMMLRAYYNITESPRWLIAKGHIESAETIILHAALMNEENTLEVRKLWARMKRDIDKDAAVEGQGGSSRDFLSLRERWKDAIILYYCATAISFAYFTVTIRLRKLSFFPNSLLIFTSIFEVASELSAIVFVARLGRRTTEATSLCCAGIACLTASLLSDEVRVISVGLTMAAVTFINSAYCIIWLYTAEIYPTVIRNTGLAVCYAFSTFGSALASLTEYLVYASVGRCSPFNSRRPRTRNLKTMSKGYSPSPGSL
- the LOC135399633 gene encoding solute carrier family 22 member 7-like isoform X1; protein product: MHSRSPAVCRTGGDTASPTEFFSECSVFADAIAASPPCDYRRTTEYPVPVGTPSTDGRETTSFEPQQARSTALPTLSKEKRRVGSHKARKRTRTSPELRHVPQSEPRSSPDEYLTCTYESPNGRDAPQKHEEGPAKPRSISPVSGSEPYHSCDEPSTPRKAHMEPRAFHTQDKPQEPSVVPVVLQSAPTVSKTPSKHDQSASAVMTPSSTSVPSSTQRSKTRVTMQCPDPEATERIMSSIAQHKEFSRRFSVRSASITDVEQEYRDGGRDELADMLGTHGPYQRNTFNFSLLVAFVLPFQAMIPQILEAEVDYWCARPTKNISTDLWKEQMIPKENGEYSKCEMFVSLENGSKATTSCSSWEFGVASSGFTIIQEFELVCEKAWMVPMSSSAFLVGGLCALLIAGPISDKYGRKPVAHTCVVTAEVAAVLIIFCRVVSAFLAMRFLLGAAMTTLFTTSVVLVVEVMSPEMRSIYGIGVLMGQSVGDVVMASLSWLGISWHSVQILGLIPSFMMLRAYYNITESPRWLIAKGHIESAETIILHAALMNEENTLEVRKLWARMKRDIDKDAAVEGQGGSSRDFLSLRERWKDAIILYYCATAISFAYFTVTIRLRKLSFFPNSLLIFTSIFEVASELSAIVFVARLGRRTTEATSLCCAGIACLTASLLSDEVRVISVGLTMAAVTFINSAYCIIWLYTAEIYPTVIRNTGLAVCYAFSTFGSALASLTEYLTDKDSWIPIFIVAGLCICGAVLTLQLPETKDTKLKDDVQRVQSFSGFTMTRFSE
- the LOC135399633 gene encoding organic cation/carnitine transporter 2-like isoform X3, with amino-acid sequence MHSRSPAVCRTGGDTASPTEFFSECSVFADAIAASPPCDYRRTTEYPVPVGTPSTDGRETTSFEPQQARSTALPTLSKEKRRVGSHKARKRTRTSPELRHVPQSEPRSSPDEYLTCTYESPNGRDAPQKHEEGPAKPRSISPVSGSEPYHSCDEPSTPRKAHMEPRAFHTQDKPQEPSVVPVVLQSAPTVSKTPSKHDQSASAVMTPSSTSVPSSTQRSKTRVTMQCPDPEATERIMSSIAQHKEFSRRFSVRSASITDVEQEYRDGGRDELADMLGTHGPYQRNTFNFSLLVAFVLPFQAMIPQILEAEVDYWCARPTKNISTDLWKEQMIPKENGEYSKCEMFVSLENGSKATTSCSSWEFGVASSGFTIIQEFELVCEKAWMVPMSSSAFLVGGLCALLIAGPISDNNITESPRWLIAKGHIESAETIILHAALMNEENTLEVRKLWARMKRDIDKDAAVEGQGGSSRDFLSLRERWKDAIILYYCATAISFAYFTVTIRLRKLSFFPNSLLIFTSIFEVASELSAIVFVARLGRRTTEATSLCCAGIACLTASLLSDEVRVISVGLTMAAVTFINSAYCIIWLYTAEIYPTVIRNTGLAVCYAFSTFGSALASLTEYLTDKDSWIPIFIVAGLCICGAVLTLQLPETKDTKLKDDVQRVQSFSGFTMTRFSE